From the Neorhodopirellula lusitana genome, one window contains:
- a CDS encoding response regulator, whose protein sequence is MVHHLNEVREVAFVLVDDSELDGEVFRRALVKHNLERPIHFVTDPTCAIASLHEQLELRPNRSLIVFLDLNMPGVSGHDVLKEIRNDPKLASSLVFVLTTSDHERDVRLAYSQNVAGYFTKANMDKLIEAMKPFAEGVLPPPVNLD, encoded by the coding sequence ATGGTTCATCATCTCAACGAAGTTCGGGAAGTGGCGTTTGTCTTAGTGGATGACAGCGAATTGGACGGTGAAGTCTTTCGGCGTGCGTTGGTGAAGCACAACCTGGAACGGCCCATCCACTTCGTGACCGACCCGACTTGCGCGATCGCTTCGCTTCATGAGCAGCTCGAGTTGCGGCCCAACCGCAGTTTGATTGTCTTTCTGGATCTGAACATGCCTGGTGTTAGTGGGCATGACGTTTTAAAAGAAATTCGCAACGACCCCAAATTGGCCTCGTCGTTGGTGTTCGTGTTGACGACTTCGGACCACGAGCGGGACGTCCGTTTGGCGTATTCCCAGAATGTCGCCGGGTATTTCACCAAGGCGAACATGGACAAGTTGATCGAGGCGATGAAACCCTTCGCTGAAGGCGTGTTGCCTCCGCCGGTCAATTTGGACTGA
- a CDS encoding pseudouridine synthase produces MPRKPSKSRQSGASSDHSDSQDLKPSQGAKPRKRKASTGKSTGKQSVSVSKRSVSAGKKTVPSPPDTTKRLNQLLASAGFGSRRKCEELIREGRVMVNGEIVTKLSVTVDLKESKVSVDGVPLKPQKLVYYAVHKPKGVVSTNHDPQGRVRVIDLVPPTERVYPVGRLDRSSDGLILLTNDGELAQQLAHPKFGITKVYRVTVAGEVRPETMRKMREGIYIAEGLVQVEGAKILKARSRATDMEIRLREGKNREIRRILAKFGHKVQTLRRIAIGPLRLGDVPAGAYRKLTHAEIKKLQSIAQQAANAPPEAPAGSRPFKKKSKSYSGKFVKKTASRRPAKKSKNERPPNTESTRVSAVIMADEFAAVDPSTKKRAAAKAKAKPKAQAQSRSKSQSNSGSRTSARSSSRGSSSTGSRSGPSKGPSKGPSKGSRSSTSGNSRGGARSTVKATGKRAVKRTNKRGRRP; encoded by the coding sequence ATGCCCCGCAAACCCAGCAAGTCCCGTCAAAGCGGTGCCTCGAGCGATCATTCTGATTCACAAGATCTGAAGCCCAGCCAAGGTGCCAAACCTCGCAAACGGAAAGCATCGACCGGTAAATCGACTGGTAAACAGTCGGTCTCGGTCAGCAAGCGATCGGTGTCCGCGGGGAAAAAGACTGTTCCCTCGCCGCCTGACACCACCAAGCGTCTGAACCAGTTGCTGGCATCGGCCGGCTTTGGCAGTCGCCGTAAATGCGAAGAGTTGATTCGCGAGGGACGCGTCATGGTAAATGGCGAAATCGTCACCAAGCTGAGCGTCACGGTCGACCTGAAGGAAAGCAAAGTCTCCGTCGACGGCGTTCCGTTGAAGCCACAAAAGCTGGTTTACTACGCCGTCCATAAACCCAAGGGCGTCGTTTCGACAAACCACGACCCACAGGGCCGCGTGCGGGTCATCGATTTGGTGCCGCCCACCGAACGTGTCTACCCGGTGGGCCGATTGGATCGCAGCAGCGATGGGTTGATCTTGTTGACCAATGATGGCGAACTGGCACAGCAACTCGCGCACCCCAAGTTTGGGATCACTAAGGTTTATCGCGTTACCGTGGCCGGCGAAGTCCGTCCTGAAACGATGCGGAAGATGCGAGAAGGAATCTACATCGCCGAAGGTCTTGTGCAGGTCGAAGGTGCCAAGATTCTGAAGGCAAGGTCGCGTGCGACTGACATGGAAATTCGACTTCGCGAAGGCAAGAACCGCGAGATCCGCCGGATTCTGGCCAAGTTCGGTCACAAGGTGCAAACGCTTCGCCGAATCGCCATTGGCCCATTGCGTCTGGGCGATGTGCCGGCCGGTGCGTATCGAAAACTGACGCACGCCGAAATCAAAAAGCTGCAAAGCATCGCACAGCAAGCAGCCAATGCGCCGCCGGAAGCGCCCGCAGGCTCGCGTCCGTTCAAGAAGAAGAGCAAGAGTTACAGCGGCAAGTTTGTGAAGAAGACTGCAAGCCGCCGACCGGCCAAAAAGTCCAAGAACGAACGACCGCCAAACACCGAATCGACTCGCGTGTCGGCGGTGATCATGGCGGACGAGTTTGCAGCGGTGGATCCGAGCACCAAGAAACGGGCCGCTGCGAAAGCAAAAGCCAAGCCGAAAGCCCAGGCTCAAAGCCGATCCAAAAGCCAGTCCAACTCGGGGTCACGCACCAGCGCTCGTAGCAGTTCACGCGGTAGTTCAAGTACCGGCTCACGAAGCGGCCCGTCCAAGGGCCCGTCCAAGGGCCCGTCCAAGGGCTCGCGTAGTAGCACGTCAGGGAACTCACGTGGTGGCGCTCGCAGTACGGTCAAGGCAACCGGGAAGCGTGCCGTCAAACGCACCAATAAACGTGGTCGGCGTCCATAG